A genome region from Sander vitreus isolate 19-12246 chromosome 21, sanVit1, whole genome shotgun sequence includes the following:
- the tfam gene encoding transcription factor A, mitochondrial, giving the protein MAPFSLMTASASWLAKSFSVLSCTSTLARCTSVPPAAYINSVKWLTSQASGPPKRPLNGYMRYVLQQQPVMTRHNPEIKLVEIIRTVAQQWRTLSPEQKQPFQEASLRAREQFKVDLQRYQAQLTPAQIQQQALEKRQRMAKRKAIRKKRELTNLGKPKRPRSPFNIFMSEHFDEARGTTMQTKMKSLMEDWRNLLSHQKQVYTQLAEDDKIRYKNEMKSWEDHMMEIGREDLIREQTLSTMKKPAAKAVAAKKGTKKVIAKAVKKATATGKSKTTGKTTKSSSVKTVRTTKKT; this is encoded by the exons GTGTACCAGTGTCCCCCCAGCTGCATACATCAACTCAGTAAAGTGGCTGACCTCTCAGGCCAGCGGGCCCCCAAAGAGACCTCTCAACGGATACATGAGATATGTTCTGCAACAGCAGCCAGTCATGACCAGACACAACCCAG AAATCAAATTGGTGGAGATCATCAGGACAGTCGCTCAGCAGTGGAGAACTTTGAGCCCTGAACAGAAACAG CCTTTTCAGGAAGCCTCTCTACGGGCAAGGGAGCAGTTTAAGGTGGACCTCCAGCGCTACCAGGCCCAGCTGACCCCAGCACAGATCCAGCAACAAGCCCTGGAGAAGAGGCAGAGGATGGCCAAGAGGAAGGCCATCCGCAAAAAGAGG GAGTTGACCAACCTGGGGAAGCCCAAGCGGCCTCGCTCTCCATTCAACATATTCATGTCGGAGCACTTTGATGAGGCCAGAGGAACCACCATGCAG ACAAAGATGAAGTCACTGATGGAGGACTGGAGGAATCTGCTCAGTCATCAGAAACAG GTCTACACGCAGCTGGCCGAGGACGACAAAATTCGCTATAAAAATGAGATGAAGTCGTGGGAAGACCACATGATGGAGATTGGACGAGAAGACCTGATCCGGGAGCAGACCCTGTCTACCATGAAAAAACCTGCTGCTAAAGCTGTAGCGGCCAAGAAAGGAACGAAGAAGGTCATAGCTAAAGCAGTGAAGAAGGCCACTGCCACAGGGAAGTCAAAGACCACTGGGAAGACAACAAAAAGTAGCTCTGTGAAAACTGTCAGGACTACCAAGAAGACATAA
- the LOC144536210 gene encoding DNA-directed RNA polymerase III subunit RPC4 isoform X1 — translation MSDSGDTASVPGSSSLSSGTGLSLTAGRGLPGRVRSVSSPTPPGRLTSLRTRDLTLGGVFKKSKKTFEPNVHAVRKSKDELKEAIHVTPKKERRERDERRRENRGRRRARPQTIQSHSIFEQGPADTVRKTGLRGAIDLHDSTTSPVCKLVKKERKDSEEDEDEILSKLQKDDFIDDPGLRNDDKLKPIQLPLCQSSSFNKSRTLTTTTTCAENPPLFRPPSCRAQSRAGHNRTELPKSEPPSLVELLQDISLSGREELFFMQLPDSMPGRASGQKVDPPQGSTAEKLTKKEGKPEDKRPSHLQAQEAAVKEGCPVLSQLPEGFMGKLQIRKSGKVELKLGHVVMDVSEGAAFSFLQLSLFLLQQLVSVRLSDGRTGDMMVLGNVHHKLVLSPDFQALLRQAAPQQGQGP, via the exons ATGTCCGACTCTGGGGATACAGCAAGTGTCCCCGGCTCCTCCAGCCTCAGCAGCGGGACCGGGCTGAGTTTAACCGCGGGCAGAGGACTCCCAGGGCGGGTCAGGAGTGTGTCCTCCCCCACTCCACCCGGAAGACTGACGTCCCTCAGAACCAGGGACCTGACACTGGGGGGAGTCTTCAAAAAATCAAAG AAAACTTTTGAGCCAAATGTCCACGCTGTGAGGAAAAGCAAAGATGA GTTAAAGGAAGCGATCCATGTGACTCCAAAAAAGGAGAGACGAGAGAgggatgagaggaggagagagaacagagggaggaggagagcgaGGCCTCAGACTATCCAGTCTCACTCCATCTTTGAGCAGGGTCCTGCCGACACCGTACGCAAAACAG GTTTGCGTGGTGCCATAGACCTGCATGACTCCACCACCTCTCCTGTGTGTAAACTGgtgaagaaagaaaggaaagactcggaggaggatgaagatgagATACTCAGTAAACTACAGAAAGATGAT TTCATAGATGATCCCGGGCTGAGGAATGATGACAAGCTGAAACCCATCCAGCTGCCTCTGTGTCAGTCCAGTAGCTTCAATAAGAGTCGAACACTGACAACCACCACAACAT GTGCGGAGAACCCTCCTCTGTTCAGACCTCCGTCCTGTAGGGCTCAGAGTAGAGCAGGCCACAACAGAACAGAGCTGCCCAAATCAGAGCCACCATCTTTGGTAGAACTGCTGCAGGATATCAGCCTGTCTGGCAGAGAGGAGCTCTTCTTCATGCAGTTACCTGACAGTATGCCGGGCAGAGCGTCTGGACAGAAGGTTGACCCCCCTCAAGGATCTACAGCAGAGAAACTTACCAAGAAGGAAGGCAAGCCTGAAGACAAGAGGCCTTCACATCTACAAGCACAA GAGGCTGCGGTGAAGGAGGGCTGCCCGGTGCTTTCCCAACTCCCAGAAGGATTTATGGGTAAACTGCAGATCAGGAAGTCAGGAAAGGTGGAGCTGAAGCTGGGTCACGTTGTTATGGACGTCTCTGAGGGCGCTGCATTCTCCTTCCTGCAg CTATCCCTCTTCCTTCTGCAGCAGCtggtgtctgtgcgtctgtctgaTGGCCGAACTGGAGACATGATGGTGTTGGGGAACGTCCACCACAAACTGGTCTTATCTCCGGACTTCCAGGCTTTACTGAGACAAGCTGCACCGCAGCAGGGACAAGGACCCTGA
- the LOC144536210 gene encoding DNA-directed RNA polymerase III subunit RPC4 isoform X2, translating into MSDSGDTASVPGSSSLSSGTGLSLTAGRGLPGRVRSVSSPTPPGRLTSLRTRDLTLGGVFKKSKKTFEPNVHAVRKSKDELKEAIHVTPKKERRERDERRRENRGRRRARPQTIQSHSIFEQGPADTVRKTGLRGAIDLHDSTTSPVCKLVKKERKDSEEDEDEILSKLQKDDFIDDPGLRNDDKLKPIQLPLCQSSSFNKSRTLTTTTTCAENPPLFRPPSCRAQSRAGHNRTELPKSEPPSLVELLQDISLSGREELFFMQLPDSMPGRASGQKVDPPQGSTAEKLTKKEGKPEDKRPSHLQAQEAAVKEGCPVLSQLPEGFMGKLQIRKSGKVELKLGHVVMDVSEGAAFSFLQQLVSVRLSDGRTGDMMVLGNVHHKLVLSPDFQALLRQAAPQQGQGP; encoded by the exons ATGTCCGACTCTGGGGATACAGCAAGTGTCCCCGGCTCCTCCAGCCTCAGCAGCGGGACCGGGCTGAGTTTAACCGCGGGCAGAGGACTCCCAGGGCGGGTCAGGAGTGTGTCCTCCCCCACTCCACCCGGAAGACTGACGTCCCTCAGAACCAGGGACCTGACACTGGGGGGAGTCTTCAAAAAATCAAAG AAAACTTTTGAGCCAAATGTCCACGCTGTGAGGAAAAGCAAAGATGA GTTAAAGGAAGCGATCCATGTGACTCCAAAAAAGGAGAGACGAGAGAgggatgagaggaggagagagaacagagggaggaggagagcgaGGCCTCAGACTATCCAGTCTCACTCCATCTTTGAGCAGGGTCCTGCCGACACCGTACGCAAAACAG GTTTGCGTGGTGCCATAGACCTGCATGACTCCACCACCTCTCCTGTGTGTAAACTGgtgaagaaagaaaggaaagactcggaggaggatgaagatgagATACTCAGTAAACTACAGAAAGATGAT TTCATAGATGATCCCGGGCTGAGGAATGATGACAAGCTGAAACCCATCCAGCTGCCTCTGTGTCAGTCCAGTAGCTTCAATAAGAGTCGAACACTGACAACCACCACAACAT GTGCGGAGAACCCTCCTCTGTTCAGACCTCCGTCCTGTAGGGCTCAGAGTAGAGCAGGCCACAACAGAACAGAGCTGCCCAAATCAGAGCCACCATCTTTGGTAGAACTGCTGCAGGATATCAGCCTGTCTGGCAGAGAGGAGCTCTTCTTCATGCAGTTACCTGACAGTATGCCGGGCAGAGCGTCTGGACAGAAGGTTGACCCCCCTCAAGGATCTACAGCAGAGAAACTTACCAAGAAGGAAGGCAAGCCTGAAGACAAGAGGCCTTCACATCTACAAGCACAA GAGGCTGCGGTGAAGGAGGGCTGCCCGGTGCTTTCCCAACTCCCAGAAGGATTTATGGGTAAACTGCAGATCAGGAAGTCAGGAAAGGTGGAGCTGAAGCTGGGTCACGTTGTTATGGACGTCTCTGAGGGCGCTGCATTCTCCTTCCTGCAg CAGCtggtgtctgtgcgtctgtctgaTGGCCGAACTGGAGACATGATGGTGTTGGGGAACGTCCACCACAAACTGGTCTTATCTCCGGACTTCCAGGCTTTACTGAGACAAGCTGCACCGCAGCAGGGACAAGGACCCTGA